The stretch of DNA TACCTGATTGCCGTGTTGCCTGGCGCCATCGCCTTGATGCTGCTCACTAAGGAATATGTCGTCGCCCTCACCGACCGTCGCGTGCTGGTGCTGCGTTTCTCTGGCCGGCTCAAGGTAAAAGAGTTGATCGAGTACTCGCTGGCCGACGAGCATCAAACCCAAAGCTCGACCGGCATGCTGTTCGTGCACCTTAAGGTGCGCGACCCCGAGCGCCCCTTTGTGGCCAAATTCCATCGCCTGGGCCTACCCAACAACCGCCAGAACGCCCAGGAAATCTCCACTGCCCTCGCCGCGTAAGAACGATCGACTCACGGCAAGGCGCCATGCTCGTAACTTGAACCCGGCTCATTTCGGCCTTCTCCCCGCTTCGCGGGGAGAAGGTGGCCGATAGGCCGGATGAGGGGCGACGACTCGATTCTCGCAACTGACCAATTGGCGGACCGTTGAACGGTCTCCTATTTCACTAGCCCCACCCACCACCCATGCCTGCCACGATCCAACATCTCGAAATCAATCCCTACCAACCGGTGTCGGCGCCTAGGGAACTAGTTGCCCAGCGTCCCCCGCGCCGAACACCCGCCCCCCGGACATGTCCCTATTGCAAAGCGATCGTTGCCACTGACCGCTGCCCCGACTGTGGCCGTGACCCCGGCGCCCCGAAACGAGTCTGTGCCGACTGCGGCCGGCTGACACCTCAATTGGAAAAGCATTGTTGCCATTGCGGCGCGAGCGCACCGCACGACTTGGCTTGGAAGATCCCGCTGATCGTCTGCCTATTTCTGGCCGCCATGGCATTGAGTATCGCGCTGCGCATGCTCTGAGCGGCCGCCAGTTTCGTAGTAGCAACCGTCCGAACTGTTTTCGGAGACCAATTCCGAAAACTCCGAAAACCCTCCGCCCACTCCGAAATCGCTACTCGCATCGCAAACTATTATGGCGATGCCGGTTCGGTGATCTCGCTTGCCTGGATAATCGTTTTCGGTGTGGGGGTTTTCGGAGTTTACCCCCCCGTTTTTTGCATTTCTCTCCGAATTGCGATCGCGCGATTCTGACCCCGGTCGGCTCCTCCCCAAACTCGCGCCGCGAGCCCCGTTGATTCGATTGCGCAAAAAATCGCGTTGAGAAATGCGCCACAATTGGATAATGTACTTATGTTCATGTCGCGCGCTGAGTGAACAAGCGTTTGTCAGCGATATGGACGACACCCGTGGGGATATCTGCTTGGCGCCTGGAGTGCGAACTGCATGAAGTAACCGCCAGAGTTTGCTGACGAGCCGCCAGTGCCTCCGCCGCGCGAACGCCCGGCCCGATCGGCGCCTTGGGATTCGAACCAGCGATTGGTCAATTATGATGCCACCACGTGTTTTGATGTTGTCGCGTGTGATGTCGAATCGACCAGGAGTCTGGCATTGCGTCTCACTTGTCGCACGAGTTGGTACGCCGCGTGTCGCTGCTTGGCCGTTGGTCTGTGTTGGTCGCTCTGCTGTCCAGCACAACCGGCGCTGGCGCAGCGCGCCCAGCCGCAACTGACGGCCGCGCAGCAGGCGCGACTCAAGGAAGCCGAGCGACTCAATCAGCAGGTCATCAAACTGCATGAGCAAGGCAAGCCCGGTGAGGCGATCGCGTTTGCCAAACAAGAACTTGCCATCCGCAAGGAGGTGTACGGTCTGCGGCATCGCACCACCGGCACGGCTTTGAACAACTTGGGGTACATGCTGTTCAGTCAGGCCGATTATGCCGCGGCGCGTCCCTATTTAGAGCAAGCGTTGTCGGTCTGGCGCGACCTGCTCGGCGCCGAACACGGCGACGTGGCGGTCGCGCTCAACAATTTAGGTTTGCTCTGTCAGGCAGAAGGCGATTTCGCGGCCGCGCGATCGAACTTTGAGCAGGCGCTGAAAATCAATCTCAAGGCGTTTGGCGAAAAGGCCAAACCCACCGCCACGACGTTGAACAATTTAGGACGGGTGCTCGAAGCGCAAGGCGACCTGGCGCCCGCCCGCCGATACCTGCAGCGCGCGCTTGCCGTGCGCGAGGCGCTACTCGGCGAACAGCACCCCGAGACCGCCACCACACTCAACAATCTCGGCATGCTGCTCTACTCGCAAGGAGACTCCGCCGCGGCGTTGCCGCTCTTGCAGCGGTCGCTTGCCGCCCGCAAGGTGGTGCTCGGCGCCAAACATCCAGACACCGCAATTTCGCTGAACAACCTGGGATCGCTGTACAGGAGCCAAGGCGACCTGGCCAAGGCGCGGTCGAACTACGCCGAGGCGCTTGCCATCTGGGAACTGGTTTACGGCAAACAGCATCCGATGACCGCGGCCGCGCTCTCTAACCTCGCAGGGGTGATGCACGCGCAAGGCGACCTCGACGGCGCCCGCCGTCGCTTCGAAGAGGTGTTGGAGATTCAGCGCCAAATCGCTGGACCGCGTCATCCCGATGTCGCCATCGCCCTTACAGGACTCGCGCTGCTCGATTGGGATCAGGCCAACTATGCCGCCGCGCGCCCCCGCTACGAACAAGCGCTCGCCATCTGGCAAACCACGCTGGGTGTCGATCACCCCGACACCGCCACGGCGCATTTGCAATTGGCCAGCACCGACGCCGCCGAGGGCAAATGGCTTCCCGCGGCGATTCATCTCGATGCTGCCCGCCGCGGCATGCGGCGGCATATTGCCCGGGTGCTACCTGGCCTCAGCGAGCGCGAGCAACTACTCTTTTTGCGTGGCATCGATGCCAGCGCCTTGCACGTTGCCTTGTCGCTGGGGTACCACCAGCCAGATGTCGCCGAAATTGGCGAATACACAGCCAGTTGGCTCCTGAATGGCAAGGCGCTGTCGCAGCAAGCCATCGCTCAGCGCATGTTGCTCTCGCGCGCGAGCAAGAACCCGCAACAAGCCAAAGTGGTGCGCCAACTGCAACAGGTGCGGCAACAGTTGGCCAGGTTGGTGCTTACCATACCCAGTCCGCGCGACGAGGCTGCGCATCGCCAGCGGCAGTCCGGCCTCGAACAGCAGGAGCAAGACCTGTCGCGGCGGCTGGCGCAATTTCAACGGCGATCTGCCCACTCCGATCCTTGGGTCGAACTCGATCAGGCGCGCGCCGCGCTTCCCGCCGACGCGGTGTTCATCGACATCGCGCGCATTTCTGTTCGCAAGTCTCGGGCCGATGAATCAAACTCGCGCTGGCTGCCGGAGCGCTATCTGGCATGGATCGTTCCACCAGCAGGTAAAGGCAAGATTCGCATCGTCGACCTGGGCCGCGCCGATGCTGTGGATCGCGCGGTCGAAGTGGTTCGAGTCGCCATGACCTCCGCCACCGGCGCGCGACAGCAGCGCGGCGCGATCCAGTCGGAAGGCGAACTTCGCGCGGAGCAATCGTATCGCAAACAGGCGGAAGATCTGGCAACGCTGGTGCTGAAGCCGCTACTACCCGCCATTGGCGATGTACGACAGTGGGTGTTGAGCCCCGACAGTGCGTTGTGGCTCGTCCCTTGGGGCGCGCTGCCAATCGCCGAGGATCGCTATGTGATTGAAGATCATCCCTTGCGTTTCGTGGTCAGCGGTCGCGATCTCGTGGCGGCCGCTGCCGAAGTGGACAAGACGAACTCGCCCGTCGTGCTGGCCGACCCCGACTACGATCTCAATCCCGCCGACGTCGCCGCCGCCACGCTCGCCGTGCTGCGCCGCCCGCCAACGGCCAGTGGCCAAGCCGATCAAATATCGGGCAAGTCGTCACTGCCGCGCGTATCGCGCCTGCCAGGCACTGCGGCTGAAGCCAAGGCCATTGCTCCGCGTCTGGCGATTTACGCCGCCGCCGAGCCAGTCATGTACACCGGAAAATACGCGCTCGAGGGGGTCTTCAAGGCGGTCGAGCGACCACAGTCGCTGGTGGTCAGCACGCACGGGTATTTTCTGGCGGATCAAGCAATAACGCCCGAGTATCCGGCTGCTGGGACCACCGCCGCGCGCTCTGGCGCTGCGATCGAGAACCCGCTCTTGCGCTGTGGCCTGCTGTTGGCGGGCTGCAATCAACGCGGCGGTGAATCCGCCACTGTCGAGGACGATGGCGCGTTGACAGGCATGGAGATCGTCGGCTCCGATTTGAACGGCACGCGATTGGTGGTGCTCAGCGCCTGTGAGACTGGAGTCGGAAAAGTTCAAAATGGCGAGGGGGTCGCAGGCCTCCGGCAGGCGTTTCAACTTGCCGGCGCGCAAGCGGTGGTCGCCACCTTGTGGCAGATCCCCGATCAACCGTCGGCACAATTGATGAGCGAGTTTTTCACGCGGCTCGCGGAAGGCAAGCCGGCGGTCGAGGCGCTGCAAGCGGCGCAGCTCACCATGATCGAAAGCCGGCGCAAGCAATTCGGCGCGGCGCATCCCTATTTTTGGGCAGCCTTCACTCTGACAGAATGATCGCCAATGGATCGAAGCCGTACCCGCTATGCGTACGGTCCCAGAAATATCGAGAAACCGGAACATGACCGACGACGACTCAACTCCTTTCATGAGGGGCTCTCGCGGCAAAGCCCACCGAGTGCGCGGCAATCACTGGCTGGCAATTATTTTGTTGGCCGCTGTTGCCGTCACCGCTTTCTTTTGGTCGCGCCGAGAATACCGCACTCAACATGTGCTGCGCTTTCGCGCTGGCGACATCAAAGGGCATCGTTACGAATTGGCCGAAGTGCTCCGCACGGCGGCCGCACAACATGGGATGCAATTGCAACTGTCGCCCAGCGGCGGCGCGCGCCAAGACTTGGACGACGTCGCGGCAGGCAAAGTCGACTTGGCCTTAATCAGCGGCGATTTGCGAGACGACGTCAGCGGTGTGCGGCAGGTTGCCAATCTGACGAGCGAAGCGCTGCATCTGTTCGCCAAGCAGGAGTTGATCGACCTTGGCATCACCAGCTTGAAGGGAAAACGCATCGCCACCGGTGGACCCGAAAGCGGCACCAGTCACTTGGCGCTGAGGGTTCTGGAGTTTGTCGGCCTCCAACCCGGCCGCGATTTTGAAAAT from Pirellulales bacterium encodes:
- a CDS encoding CHAT domain-containing protein, with amino-acid sequence MRLTCRTSWYAACRCLAVGLCWSLCCPAQPALAQRAQPQLTAAQQARLKEAERLNQQVIKLHEQGKPGEAIAFAKQELAIRKEVYGLRHRTTGTALNNLGYMLFSQADYAAARPYLEQALSVWRDLLGAEHGDVAVALNNLGLLCQAEGDFAAARSNFEQALKINLKAFGEKAKPTATTLNNLGRVLEAQGDLAPARRYLQRALAVREALLGEQHPETATTLNNLGMLLYSQGDSAAALPLLQRSLAARKVVLGAKHPDTAISLNNLGSLYRSQGDLAKARSNYAEALAIWELVYGKQHPMTAAALSNLAGVMHAQGDLDGARRRFEEVLEIQRQIAGPRHPDVAIALTGLALLDWDQANYAAARPRYEQALAIWQTTLGVDHPDTATAHLQLASTDAAEGKWLPAAIHLDAARRGMRRHIARVLPGLSEREQLLFLRGIDASALHVALSLGYHQPDVAEIGEYTASWLLNGKALSQQAIAQRMLLSRASKNPQQAKVVRQLQQVRQQLARLVLTIPSPRDEAAHRQRQSGLEQQEQDLSRRLAQFQRRSAHSDPWVELDQARAALPADAVFIDIARISVRKSRADESNSRWLPERYLAWIVPPAGKGKIRIVDLGRADAVDRAVEVVRVAMTSATGARQQRGAIQSEGELRAEQSYRKQAEDLATLVLKPLLPAIGDVRQWVLSPDSALWLVPWGALPIAEDRYVIEDHPLRFVVSGRDLVAAAAEVDKTNSPVVLADPDYDLNPADVAAATLAVLRRPPTASGQADQISGKSSLPRVSRLPGTAAEAKAIAPRLAIYAAAEPVMYTGKYALEGVFKAVERPQSLVVSTHGYFLADQAITPEYPAAGTTAARSGAAIENPLLRCGLLLAGCNQRGGESATVEDDGALTGMEIVGSDLNGTRLVVLSACETGVGKVQNGEGVAGLRQAFQLAGAQAVVATLWQIPDQPSAQLMSEFFTRLAEGKPAVEALQAAQLTMIESRRKQFGAAHPYFWAAFTLTE